The following are encoded together in the Raphanus sativus cultivar WK10039 unplaced genomic scaffold, ASM80110v3 Scaffold1295, whole genome shotgun sequence genome:
- the LOC130504009 gene encoding uncharacterized protein LOC130504009 has translation MGDEEQSDWEQEEQFLSDEESGYEEDQWTDDCSSTDYDDDPDGGELEPEPPDPYQDNTSYIDWSREEADQRANHEGEMYQEETESQISLDEHNYHEEAENEQEVVYPEDGVDDNSDHEESYVEERPWCEIPYSEENHDETDSQVSLPYSEANREDGATSERDFAEEEENEAVRSDEEYEPRYIQYAGHHEGIEAYWKWEKDLDQWFELHQIEEEERPLIAEDTLTEYAYWWYDRDASWTEMKELLREEFVTTAESHKEYHFRHPDVFPKPRRLILAPMSTPEIMPKKNCGSKSWEITCNTSSSKENDDKVVQSKKKPKEKHVQPKAVPKKGTQAKQNLKMSSLHMIKPQANLQWFKGALQLPKKKTEARSPAPTKSEQQAEKQYTKQKLEQCKFSDPLKITSIICYRCHQEGHYAVACPSRSSVEILHLETPENAFKDNLVQLVPEMSISSVIHLSLPRDVDIGNEENFEKNCLESDILQTHVIINSRPTPITAPKPELILGEIVSRSKLLQGGGYDEDIKSEPTMEKEIRRKPVESMKLREAIEAGHDI, from the exons ATGGGAGATGAAGAACAAAGTGATTGGGAGCAAGAAGAACAATTTCTGTCTGATGAAGAGAGTGGTTATGAAGAAGATCAGTGGACAGATGATTGTTCCAGTactgattatgatgatgatccaGATGGTGGAGAGCTTGAACCAGAACCACCAGATCCGTACCAAGACAACACCAGCTACATAGATTGGTCTAGAGAAGAAGCTGACCAGAGAGCTAACCATGAGGGCGAGATGTATCAAGAGGAAACTGAATCCCAGATCAGTCTAGATGAACACAACTACCATGAAGAAGCAGAGAATGAACAAGAAGTGGTTTATCCAGAAGATGGTGTTGATGATAACTCAGATCATGAGGAGTCATATGTGGAAGAGAGGCCATGGTGTGAGATACCATACTCTGAAGAGAACCATGATGAAACTGATTCCCAAGTCAGTTTACCCTACTCTGAAGCAAACCGTGAAGATGGAGCAACAAGTGAGCGTGACtttgctgaagaagaagaaaatgaggcTGTAAGAAGTGATGAAGAGTATGAGCCAAGATACATCCAATACGCAGGCCATCATGAAGGAATAGAAGCTTACTGGAAGTGGGAGAAAGACCTAGATCAATGGTTTGAACTTCATCAGATTGAAGAGGAGGAGAGACCACTAATTGCTGAAGATACTCTAACTGAGTATGCATACTGGTGGTATGATCGTGATGCTTCTTGGACAGAAATGAAGGAGCTACTACGTGAGGAGTTTGTGACAACAGCTGAGAGCCACAAGGAGTATCATTTCAGGCACCCAGATGTATTTCCTAAGCCAAGGAGATTGATTCTAGCACCCATGTCAACTCCAGAGATTATGCCAAAGAAGAATTGTGGTTCTAAGTCATGGGAGATCACGTGCAACACCTCTAGCagcaaagaaaatgatgataaaGTTGTGCAatccaagaagaaaccaaaggAGAAACATGTGCAACCAAAGGCAGTACCAAAGAAAGGAACTCAAGCAAAGCAGAATTTAAAGATGAGTTCCCTACATATGATCAAGCCTCAAGCAAATCTTCAGTGGTTTAAAGGAGCTCTACAGCTACCTAAGAAAAAGACAGAGGCGAGATCTCCAGCTCCAACAAAATCAGAACAACAAGCAGAGAAGCAATATACAAAGCAGAAGCTAGAGCAATGTAAGTTTTCTGATCCTTTAAAGATAACTAGCATAATCTGTTATAGATGCCATCAAGAGGGTCATTATGCTGTAGCTTGTCCAAGTAGATCATCAGTAGAGATTTTACACTTAGAAACACCAGAAAATGCTTTTAAAGATAATCTTGTTCAGCTAGTCCCTGAGATGTCTATTTCTAGTGtaatacacttgtctttgccaagagaTGTTGATATAGGAAATGAAGAAAACTTTGAGAAAAATTGTCTAGAATCAGACATACTCCAAACCCATGTGATTATCAACTCCCGGCCAACACCAATCACTGCCCCCAAACCAGAGTTGATACTTG GAGAAATAGTTTCGAGGTCGAAACTTCTTCAAGGGGGAGGGTATGATGAGGACATCAAATCAGAACCAACCATGGAGAAAGAAATCAGGAGAAAACCAGTGGAGAGCATGAAGCTGAGAGAAGCTATAGAAGCTGGCCATGACATAT